The Meriones unguiculatus strain TT.TT164.6M chromosome 1, Bangor_MerUng_6.1, whole genome shotgun sequence genome has a segment encoding these proteins:
- the LOC132655634 gene encoding bcl-2-binding component 3, isoforms 3/4-like → MPPALRSRKAGERAGAELSARGQRREQARAPQPSARSLPARIPEPACPHLAGTAAALATASPHAPCAAAPFPSPGVGRGRGAGSAMGGGASGARAASRAAGQCRRGDPTAPPPRSKALSYASPEGD, encoded by the coding sequence ATGCCACCTGCACTACGGAGTCGCAAAGCAGGCGAGAGAGCAGGAGCAGAGCTTTCCGCACGGGGACAGCGCCGGGAGCAGGCGCGCGCTCCACAGCCCTCCGCCCGGTCCCTGCCCGCCCGCATCCCGGAGCCCGCGTGTCCTCACCTCGCGGGGACAGCTGCAGCGCTGGCGACGGCGAGCCCACATGCCCCCTGCGCGGCGGCCCCTTTCCCGTCCCCGGGAGTCGGTCGCGGTCGAGGGGCGGGGAGCGCAATGGGCGGAGGCGCCTCAGGGGCCCGGGCCGCAAGCAGAGCCGCCGGACAGTGTCGCCGGGGAGATCCCACCGCCCCGCCCCCGAGAAGCAAAGCACTCAGCTATGCCAGCCCCGAGGGTGACTGA